From one Butyricimonas faecihominis genomic stretch:
- a CDS encoding DUF2795 domain-containing protein, whose translation MYWTLELASKLEDAPWPASKDELIDYAIRSGAPMEVIENLQDIEDDEEIFESIEDIWPDYPSKDDFFFNEDEY comes from the coding sequence ATGTATTGGACACTAGAACTTGCCTCTAAATTGGAAGATGCGCCTTGGCCAGCATCAAAAGATGAGTTGATAGACTACGCCATTCGTTCCGGGGCACCTATGGAAGTGATCGAAAATCTTCAGGATATCGAGGATGATGAAGAAATATTTGAAAGTATTGAAGATATTTGGCCAGACTATCCGAGTAAAGATGACTTTTTCTTTAACGAGGACGAGTATTGA